The following coding sequences are from one Zalophus californianus isolate mZalCal1 chromosome 5, mZalCal1.pri.v2, whole genome shotgun sequence window:
- the RBM22 gene encoding pre-mRNA-splicing factor RBM22 isoform X2 yields MATSLGSNTYNRQNWEDADFPILCQTCLGENPYIRMTKEKYGKECKICARPFTVFRWCPGVRMRFKKTEVCQTCSKLKNVCQTCLLDLEYGLPIQVRDAGLSFKDDMPKSDVNKEYYTQNMEREISNSDGTRPVGMLGKATSTSDMLLKLARTTPYYKRNRPHICSFWVKGECKRGEECPYRHEKPTDPDDPLADQNIKDRYYGINDPVADKLLKRASTMPRLDPPEDKTITTLYVGGLGDTITETDLRNHFYQFGEIRTITVVQRQQCAFIQFATRQAAEVAAEKSFNKLIVNGRRLNVKWGRSQAARGKEKEKDGTTDSGIKLEPVPGLPGALPPPPAAEEEASANYFNLPPSGPPAVVNIALPPPPGIAPPPPPVSMVAECVQMWAVGERQPCFPTRIPRIDGPQISCH; encoded by the exons ATGGCGACCTCTCTGGGATCCAACACTTACAACAGGCAGAACTGGGAGGATGCG GACTTCCCCATTCTGTGTCAAACGTGTCTTGGAGAAAACCCATATATCCGAATG ACCAAAGAGAAGTATGGGAAGGAATGTAAA ATCTGTGCCAGACCATTCACAGTGTTTCGTTGGTGCCCCGGGGTCCGCATGCGTTTCAAGAAAACTGAAGTGTGCCAAACTTGCAGTAAATTGAAGAATGTCTGTCAGACCTGCCTCTTGGACCTGGAGTACG GGCTGCCCATCCAGGTTCGTGATGCAGGATTGTCTTTTAAGGATGACATGCCAAAGTCAGATGTCAACAAAGAGTACTACACACAGAATATGGAGAGAGAA ATTTCTAACTCTGATGGAACGCGGCCGGTTGGCATGTTGGGGAAAGCCACCTCCACCAGTGACATGTTGCTCAAGCTGGCCCGGACCACACCGTACTACAAGAGGAATCGACCCCACATTTGCTCCTTCTGGGTAAAAGGAGAATGTAAGAGAGGAGAGGAATGTCCATACAG ACATGAGAAGCCAACAGATCCAGATGACCCCCTTGCTGATCAGAACATTAAAGACCGATATTATGGTATCAATGACCCTGTGGCAGATAAGCTTCTAAAGCGGGCTTCAACAATGCCTCGTCTGGACCCACCAGAGGACAAGACTATCACCACACTGTATGTTGGTGGTCTGGGTGATACCATTACTGAGACTGATCTAAG AAATCACTTCTACCAGTTTGGGGAAATTCGGACGATCACTGTCGTGCAAAGACAGCAGTGTGCATTCATCCAGTTTGCCACGAGGCAGGCTGCAGAGGTGGCTGCAGAGAAGTCATTTAATAAGTTGATTGTCAATGGCCGTAGACTCAACGTGAAATGGGGAAG GTCccaagcagccagaggaaaagaaaaagagaaggatggAACCACAGACTCTGGGATCAAGCTTGAGCCCGTTCCAGGACTGCCAGGAG ctcttcctcctcctcctgcagcagAAGAAGAAGCCTCTGCCAACTACTTCAACCTCCCCCCGAGTGGTCCTCCAGCTGTGGTGAACATTGCACTGCCGCCACCCCCTGGTattgccccgcccccacccccag tTTCCATGGTAGCTGAATGTGTTCAGATGTGGGCAGTCGGAGAACGACAGCCGTGCTTCCCTACACGTATTCCAAGGATTGATGGACCTCAAATAAGCTGCCATTAA
- the RBM22 gene encoding pre-mRNA-splicing factor RBM22 isoform X3, whose translation MATSLGSNTYNRQNWEDATKEKYGKECKICARPFTVFRWCPGVRMRFKKTEVCQTCSKLKNVCQTCLLDLEYGLPIQVRDAGLSFKDDMPKSDVNKEYYTQNMEREISNSDGTRPVGMLGKATSTSDMLLKLARTTPYYKRNRPHICSFWVKGECKRGEECPYRHEKPTDPDDPLADQNIKDRYYGINDPVADKLLKRASTMPRLDPPEDKTITTLYVGGLGDTITETDLRNHFYQFGEIRTITVVQRQQCAFIQFATRQAAEVAAEKSFNKLIVNGRRLNVKWGRSQAARGKEKEKDGTTDSGIKLEPVPGLPGALPPPPAAEEEASANYFNLPPSGPPAVVNIALPPPPGIAPPPPPGFGPHMFHPMGPPPPFMRAPGPIHYPSQDPQRMGAHAGKHSSP comes from the exons ATGGCGACCTCTCTGGGATCCAACACTTACAACAGGCAGAACTGGGAGGATGCG ACCAAAGAGAAGTATGGGAAGGAATGTAAA ATCTGTGCCAGACCATTCACAGTGTTTCGTTGGTGCCCCGGGGTCCGCATGCGTTTCAAGAAAACTGAAGTGTGCCAAACTTGCAGTAAATTGAAGAATGTCTGTCAGACCTGCCTCTTGGACCTGGAGTACG GGCTGCCCATCCAGGTTCGTGATGCAGGATTGTCTTTTAAGGATGACATGCCAAAGTCAGATGTCAACAAAGAGTACTACACACAGAATATGGAGAGAGAA ATTTCTAACTCTGATGGAACGCGGCCGGTTGGCATGTTGGGGAAAGCCACCTCCACCAGTGACATGTTGCTCAAGCTGGCCCGGACCACACCGTACTACAAGAGGAATCGACCCCACATTTGCTCCTTCTGGGTAAAAGGAGAATGTAAGAGAGGAGAGGAATGTCCATACAG ACATGAGAAGCCAACAGATCCAGATGACCCCCTTGCTGATCAGAACATTAAAGACCGATATTATGGTATCAATGACCCTGTGGCAGATAAGCTTCTAAAGCGGGCTTCAACAATGCCTCGTCTGGACCCACCAGAGGACAAGACTATCACCACACTGTATGTTGGTGGTCTGGGTGATACCATTACTGAGACTGATCTAAG AAATCACTTCTACCAGTTTGGGGAAATTCGGACGATCACTGTCGTGCAAAGACAGCAGTGTGCATTCATCCAGTTTGCCACGAGGCAGGCTGCAGAGGTGGCTGCAGAGAAGTCATTTAATAAGTTGATTGTCAATGGCCGTAGACTCAACGTGAAATGGGGAAG GTCccaagcagccagaggaaaagaaaaagagaaggatggAACCACAGACTCTGGGATCAAGCTTGAGCCCGTTCCAGGACTGCCAGGAG ctcttcctcctcctcctgcagcagAAGAAGAAGCCTCTGCCAACTACTTCAACCTCCCCCCGAGTGGTCCTCCAGCTGTGGTGAACATTGCACTGCCGCCACCCCCTGGTattgccccgcccccacccccag GTTTTGGGCCACACATGTTCCACCCAATGGGACCACCCCCGCCTTTCATGAGGGCTCCAGGACCAATCCACTATCCTTCTCAGGACCCTCAGAGGATGGGCGCTCATGCCGGCAAACACAGCAGTCCCTAG
- the RBM22 gene encoding pre-mRNA-splicing factor RBM22 isoform X1 — protein MATSLGSNTYNRQNWEDADFPILCQTCLGENPYIRMTKEKYGKECKICARPFTVFRWCPGVRMRFKKTEVCQTCSKLKNVCQTCLLDLEYGLPIQVRDAGLSFKDDMPKSDVNKEYYTQNMEREISNSDGTRPVGMLGKATSTSDMLLKLARTTPYYKRNRPHICSFWVKGECKRGEECPYRHEKPTDPDDPLADQNIKDRYYGINDPVADKLLKRASTMPRLDPPEDKTITTLYVGGLGDTITETDLRNHFYQFGEIRTITVVQRQQCAFIQFATRQAAEVAAEKSFNKLIVNGRRLNVKWGRSQAARGKEKEKDGTTDSGIKLEPVPGLPGALPPPPAAEEEASANYFNLPPSGPPAVVNIALPPPPGIAPPPPPGFGPHMFHPMGPPPPFMRAPGPIHYPSQDPQRMGAHAGKHSSP, from the exons ATGGCGACCTCTCTGGGATCCAACACTTACAACAGGCAGAACTGGGAGGATGCG GACTTCCCCATTCTGTGTCAAACGTGTCTTGGAGAAAACCCATATATCCGAATG ACCAAAGAGAAGTATGGGAAGGAATGTAAA ATCTGTGCCAGACCATTCACAGTGTTTCGTTGGTGCCCCGGGGTCCGCATGCGTTTCAAGAAAACTGAAGTGTGCCAAACTTGCAGTAAATTGAAGAATGTCTGTCAGACCTGCCTCTTGGACCTGGAGTACG GGCTGCCCATCCAGGTTCGTGATGCAGGATTGTCTTTTAAGGATGACATGCCAAAGTCAGATGTCAACAAAGAGTACTACACACAGAATATGGAGAGAGAA ATTTCTAACTCTGATGGAACGCGGCCGGTTGGCATGTTGGGGAAAGCCACCTCCACCAGTGACATGTTGCTCAAGCTGGCCCGGACCACACCGTACTACAAGAGGAATCGACCCCACATTTGCTCCTTCTGGGTAAAAGGAGAATGTAAGAGAGGAGAGGAATGTCCATACAG ACATGAGAAGCCAACAGATCCAGATGACCCCCTTGCTGATCAGAACATTAAAGACCGATATTATGGTATCAATGACCCTGTGGCAGATAAGCTTCTAAAGCGGGCTTCAACAATGCCTCGTCTGGACCCACCAGAGGACAAGACTATCACCACACTGTATGTTGGTGGTCTGGGTGATACCATTACTGAGACTGATCTAAG AAATCACTTCTACCAGTTTGGGGAAATTCGGACGATCACTGTCGTGCAAAGACAGCAGTGTGCATTCATCCAGTTTGCCACGAGGCAGGCTGCAGAGGTGGCTGCAGAGAAGTCATTTAATAAGTTGATTGTCAATGGCCGTAGACTCAACGTGAAATGGGGAAG GTCccaagcagccagaggaaaagaaaaagagaaggatggAACCACAGACTCTGGGATCAAGCTTGAGCCCGTTCCAGGACTGCCAGGAG ctcttcctcctcctcctgcagcagAAGAAGAAGCCTCTGCCAACTACTTCAACCTCCCCCCGAGTGGTCCTCCAGCTGTGGTGAACATTGCACTGCCGCCACCCCCTGGTattgccccgcccccacccccag GTTTTGGGCCACACATGTTCCACCCAATGGGACCACCCCCGCCTTTCATGAGGGCTCCAGGACCAATCCACTATCCTTCTCAGGACCCTCAGAGGATGGGCGCTCATGCCGGCAAACACAGCAGTCCCTAG
- the RBM22 gene encoding pre-mRNA-splicing factor RBM22 isoform X4 → MRFKKTEVCQTCSKLKNVCQTCLLDLEYGLPIQVRDAGLSFKDDMPKSDVNKEYYTQNMEREISNSDGTRPVGMLGKATSTSDMLLKLARTTPYYKRNRPHICSFWVKGECKRGEECPYRHEKPTDPDDPLADQNIKDRYYGINDPVADKLLKRASTMPRLDPPEDKTITTLYVGGLGDTITETDLRNHFYQFGEIRTITVVQRQQCAFIQFATRQAAEVAAEKSFNKLIVNGRRLNVKWGRSQAARGKEKEKDGTTDSGIKLEPVPGLPGALPPPPAAEEEASANYFNLPPSGPPAVVNIALPPPPGIAPPPPPGFGPHMFHPMGPPPPFMRAPGPIHYPSQDPQRMGAHAGKHSSP, encoded by the exons ATGCGTTTCAAGAAAACTGAAGTGTGCCAAACTTGCAGTAAATTGAAGAATGTCTGTCAGACCTGCCTCTTGGACCTGGAGTACG GGCTGCCCATCCAGGTTCGTGATGCAGGATTGTCTTTTAAGGATGACATGCCAAAGTCAGATGTCAACAAAGAGTACTACACACAGAATATGGAGAGAGAA ATTTCTAACTCTGATGGAACGCGGCCGGTTGGCATGTTGGGGAAAGCCACCTCCACCAGTGACATGTTGCTCAAGCTGGCCCGGACCACACCGTACTACAAGAGGAATCGACCCCACATTTGCTCCTTCTGGGTAAAAGGAGAATGTAAGAGAGGAGAGGAATGTCCATACAG ACATGAGAAGCCAACAGATCCAGATGACCCCCTTGCTGATCAGAACATTAAAGACCGATATTATGGTATCAATGACCCTGTGGCAGATAAGCTTCTAAAGCGGGCTTCAACAATGCCTCGTCTGGACCCACCAGAGGACAAGACTATCACCACACTGTATGTTGGTGGTCTGGGTGATACCATTACTGAGACTGATCTAAG AAATCACTTCTACCAGTTTGGGGAAATTCGGACGATCACTGTCGTGCAAAGACAGCAGTGTGCATTCATCCAGTTTGCCACGAGGCAGGCTGCAGAGGTGGCTGCAGAGAAGTCATTTAATAAGTTGATTGTCAATGGCCGTAGACTCAACGTGAAATGGGGAAG GTCccaagcagccagaggaaaagaaaaagagaaggatggAACCACAGACTCTGGGATCAAGCTTGAGCCCGTTCCAGGACTGCCAGGAG ctcttcctcctcctcctgcagcagAAGAAGAAGCCTCTGCCAACTACTTCAACCTCCCCCCGAGTGGTCCTCCAGCTGTGGTGAACATTGCACTGCCGCCACCCCCTGGTattgccccgcccccacccccag GTTTTGGGCCACACATGTTCCACCCAATGGGACCACCCCCGCCTTTCATGAGGGCTCCAGGACCAATCCACTATCCTTCTCAGGACCCTCAGAGGATGGGCGCTCATGCCGGCAAACACAGCAGTCCCTAG